The Streptomyces sp. NBC_01707 genome includes the window ACGCTGCGCGCAGATCGCGCCGCGTCCGTATGCTGGACACACTCCTTTGATTATGGCCCGCTGTACTATTTTCCTTCACGCAATGAGCCTAGGCGTTATGAGGACCGACGTGATAGCCCTATCATCGCCGCTCGACACGGCATTCTTCTCACTGTTGAAAGGCAGCTACGAGCAGCTACTCGGCCGGGCGTTGCTGCCCAAGGTTCCGGACGATGGGGATGAGGCCAACTGGCTCTATCACGACGCACCGTTCGCGGTGCTCGCGCAGAACACCGCCGACGACCCGGCTTTCGTCTACGCCAACATCGCGGCGCAGCGGCTCTTCGCCTATTCCTGGGAGGAGTTCTCCGGCCTCCCCTCCCGGCTCTCCGCACCGGCCGCCGACCGGGCGGCGCGCAACCGCCTAATGGCGGGTGTCCTGAGCCACGGCTACGCCGAGGGCTACCGCGGACTGCGGGTGGCTGGGACCGGCCAGCGCTTCTGGATCGAGAACGTCACCATCTGGAACCTGATGGACGCCGATACCGACGGTCCTGGATCCGGCGACACCGTCCGCGGACAAGCCGCACTCATCCGCGCGTGGTCTAACGCGTGACCGGCCCCGCCCCGTCCCGGCCCCGCAACGCCCGACCATTGGGCCACAACACCCCATCGTCCGTGAGCGGCATCACCCGAAGCACCCCGCCACGAGAGAGAAGTAGATCCATGACCCAGGAAACGCTGGACTTCGCAACGACCGTCTTCGACAAGGAGTACGTGTCCCTCGGCGGACGGCGCGAGGCCATCGTGCGCGGCGGCCGACACCTGTTCGACCGGCTGCCCGCCGCATTCGAGGGCGTGGGGCAGATCGGCGTCATCGGCTGGGGATCCCAAGGCCCGGCCCAGGCACAGAACCTGAGGGATTCACTGGGTGACGCCGTCAAGGTCGTCGTCGGACTCCGTGAGGGCTCCAGTTCTCTGCAGAGTGCCCGTGAAGCGGGCTTCACCGAGGAGGACAACACTCTCGGCGAGATGTCCGAAGTCATTGCAGCCTCCGACATGGTGCTGCTGCTGATCTCCGATGCCGCGCTCGCCGAGCACTACCGGGAGATCTTCACCGCGCTGCGCCCGGGTACCACGCTAGGGCTCTCACACGGCTTCCTGCTGGGCCACCTCCAAGACACAGGTGAGACGTTCCCGCAGGATGTCGACGTCGTCGCGGTGTGCCCCAAGGGCATGGGCCCGTCCGTTCGGGCCCTGTACGTTCAAGGCGCCACCGTCAACGGCGCGGGGATCAACGCCAGCTTCGCCGTCGAGCAAGACGTCACCGGGCGGGCCGTCGACCGCGCCCTGGGCTGGTCGGTGGCGCTGGGGGCGCCCTTCACCTTCCAGACCACGCTGCGGTCAGAGTACCTGTCCGACCTTTCCGGCGAGCGAGCCATGCTGCTGGCCGGCGTGCACGGCATCGTCGAGAGCCTCTACCGGCGCTACCGCGACCATGACGGCCTGAGCGACCACGACGCGTTCCGCCGCTCAGTGGAGTGCGTCACCGGCCCGGTTTCCCGGATCATCTCCAAGGACGGCCTGATCGGCGTCTACCGGAGCCTCGGAGAGGAGGAGAAGGCCGTGTTCGCGGACGCCTACTCTGCGGCGTACCCGATCGGCCTGGAACTGACCGCGGAGATCTACGATGAGGTCAGCTCCGGGAACGAGATCCGCAGCGTCATCTTGGCGGGCAAGCGCCTCGACCGCTTCCCAATGGGGAAGATCGACCAGGCGGACATGTGGCGCGTCGGCCAAGAGGTGCGTGCTCGGCGCGACGCGGACAACGAGGTTCCCCTCGACCCGTTCACCGCCGGTATCTTCTGCGGAATCATGATGGCCCAGGCCGACCTCCTTCTGGAGCAGGGCCACCCCTACTCCGAAATCGCCAACGAGTCAGTCATCGAGGCCGTCGACTCGCTCAACCCGTACATGCACGCACGTGGTGTGGCCTACATGGTCGACAACTGCTCGACCACCGCGCGGCTTGGCGCGCGCAAGTGGGCGCCGCGCTTTGACTATTTGCTCACCCAGACCGCCTATCCTGCGGTGGATGACAAGACGGTAGACCGCACGCCGTTCGCAGCGTTCGAGAGTCACGTCCTGCACCAGGTGCTGGAGCTCTGCTCGCAGATGCGCCCGTCGGTGGATATCTTCGTGGAGTGACGCGTGCGTGCGCCCCGCCCGCGCCAACGCCAAAGCGCTTTCTCCGCCGTCCAGTCCGATGGCCGGGACCGCGCTTTGGCGTGTGGCCGAACCATGCCGCACATTTCGATGCCGGTGTTAAGCGGGTCCGCGATGATCACGATTGAGGTTGTTTCTCCGCCTTGCGACCGTGCAGGTGGTACGGACGGCTATGGAGTACCCCTATGGTGTGGACACTTGCTCCGGTGAGATAGGCGCGCCGACAGTTGCCCATCGCCATGCGGGCTTAAGCGTTTCTCGCGGTTCCGTGAAAAGATCGAAGTGGACACTCCAAAAACCGGGTACCATCCCTCTATGGCTCAGAAGATTGTAACTGTCTACACAGATGACCTCACGGGTGCAGAATCCGAAGAGGTGCAGACGCATACTTTTTCGCTCGACGGCGTCAACTACGAGATCGATCTCGTGTCGGATAACTATGACGAGCTGTTCGAGGCGCTTGCGCCCTTCATCGACAAGGGGCGCAAGATCGGCCGGTCGGTGAGTGCAGGACGATCGCGTAAGGCATCGACCGACGGGCCCAGCGCAGAGAAAATTCGGGCCTGGGCGCGGGAGAACGGCCACCAGGTGAGTGACCGAGGCCGCGTTCCCGCCACTATACGAGAGGCCTACCAGAAGGCGCACTGACATCGTTACACATCCCGCTCCTATGGGATGGCCTCGATGCGCTGTGTTTGTCGCCGGTTCCCAGACGGGCCGGGCGGATTCCTGCATGGTTGCGTCGGGCGTTCCGACAAACGCGGCGAGGTGCCGTAGCTGTCGTCGTGCGCTCGCCAGGTGTTAAGCGGGGCGAGTTACTTGTGGGCGGAGGGTGAAGGTAGGAGCCCTTCATTTGAAGCACGGGCGGGTGCGCGTGGGACGTTGAGTGCTGTGGGCTGCGGTGGCGGCCGGCCCGATCGGCCTGCTTTGCGTCAGGTCGTGCACTGCAGTCCCGCCCTCTGTGCACGCGCGTTGCCTCTGGCGGTGTGCGGAGCCGCGGTATGGGCGGTGTGGCGGCCACACATCGCCGGGCGCGCGGTCGTTCCCGCAGCGGCGGG containing:
- a CDS encoding ketol-acid reductoisomerase, which gives rise to MTQETLDFATTVFDKEYVSLGGRREAIVRGGRHLFDRLPAAFEGVGQIGVIGWGSQGPAQAQNLRDSLGDAVKVVVGLREGSSSLQSAREAGFTEEDNTLGEMSEVIAASDMVLLLISDAALAEHYREIFTALRPGTTLGLSHGFLLGHLQDTGETFPQDVDVVAVCPKGMGPSVRALYVQGATVNGAGINASFAVEQDVTGRAVDRALGWSVALGAPFTFQTTLRSEYLSDLSGERAMLLAGVHGIVESLYRRYRDHDGLSDHDAFRRSVECVTGPVSRIISKDGLIGVYRSLGEEEKAVFADAYSAAYPIGLELTAEIYDEVSSGNEIRSVILAGKRLDRFPMGKIDQADMWRVGQEVRARRDADNEVPLDPFTAGIFCGIMMAQADLLLEQGHPYSEIANESVIEAVDSLNPYMHARGVAYMVDNCSTTARLGARKWAPRFDYLLTQTAYPAVDDKTVDRTPFAAFESHVLHQVLELCSQMRPSVDIFVE
- a CDS encoding MEKHLA domain-containing protein codes for the protein MRTDVIALSSPLDTAFFSLLKGSYEQLLGRALLPKVPDDGDEANWLYHDAPFAVLAQNTADDPAFVYANIAAQRLFAYSWEEFSGLPSRLSAPAADRAARNRLMAGVLSHGYAEGYRGLRVAGTGQRFWIENVTIWNLMDADTDGPGSGDTVRGQAALIRAWSNA
- a CDS encoding Lsr2 family protein; protein product: MAQKIVTVYTDDLTGAESEEVQTHTFSLDGVNYEIDLVSDNYDELFEALAPFIDKGRKIGRSVSAGRSRKASTDGPSAEKIRAWARENGHQVSDRGRVPATIREAYQKAH